The Arachis hypogaea cultivar Tifrunner chromosome 19, arahy.Tifrunner.gnm2.J5K5, whole genome shotgun sequence genome has a window encoding:
- the LOC112776630 gene encoding probable inactive nicotinamidase At3g16190 codes for MAAQGWNGTALLVLDMQKDFIEGPIAVKGGKEIVPNVIKAVQVARERGILIVWVVRENDPLGRDVELFRRHYYAGGQVGPASKGSPGAELVEGLVIREGDYKLVKTRFSAFFATHLHSLLQGAGINNLVITGVQTPNCVRQTVFDAVALDYQPVTVIVDATAAATPEIHLANVFDMKNIGVATPTLQEWIDFKA; via the exons ATGGCAGCACAAGGATGGAATGGCACTGCTCTACTTGTACTTGACATGCAG AAAGATTTTATAGAGGGTCCTATAGCTGTAAAAGGAGGGAAAGAAATTGTCCCAAACGTGATCAAAGCTGTGCAAGTTGCCAGGGAACGTGGAATTCTCATAGTTTgg GTTGTCCGAGAAAACGATCCTTTAGGAAGAGATGTTGAACTCTTTCGTCGACATTATTATGCTGGAGGTCAAGTTGGTCCAGCCTCTAAGGGAAGCCCAGGTGCAGAGTTAGTTGAGGGGCTAGTAATCAGAGAAGGGGACTATAAACTCGTCAAGACTCGCTTCAGTGCATTCTTTGCTACACACCTTCACTCACTTCTTCAAGGAGCAGGAATTAACAATCTGGTCATCACTG GAGTTCAAACTCCAAATTGTGTTAGGCAAACTGTCTTTGATGCCGTAGCATTAGACTACCAACCTGTAACTGTTATTGTGGATGCCACAGCCGCTGCCACGCCTGAAATTCATCTTG CTAATGTGTTTGACATGAAAAACATTGGAGTCGCAACCCCAACGCTACAAGAATGGATCGACTTCAAAGCTTGA
- the LOC112779427 gene encoding transcription factor bHLH68: protein MMAGNPNNWWSMNPSSLIPYTQYVLGSSSSSSSIPFNPLVAEIPEPSPQSWSQLLFTGLPGEEERLGFNHFHQSKKLENWDDHNILLNNNNNQHNTRVGPNNNNNNNNMIVDGIIKQEVSQSGNLYGQEEFHASNGSTWSTHMVPINSSSPRSSVTTNNNNNNNLLDFSYNKVDHSKNNQLPYATPQCNSTSSAGICKKAKGQSTSSLPPLKVRKEKLGDRITALHQLVSPFGKTDTASVLLEAIGYIRFLQSQIEALSSPYLGNGSKNMRSQQYVHGERNSVFPEDPGQLLNDTGLKRKAASSQDSKDNKAKDLRSRGLCLVPVSFTQHVGNENGADFWAPAYGSGF, encoded by the exons ATGATGGCTGGGAACCCTAATAATTGGTGGAGCATGAATCCATCTTCTTTGATCCCTTATACTCAATATGTGCttggatcttcttcttcttcttcttcaattcctttCAATCCTTTGGTGGCTGAAATTCCAGAACCTTCTCCTCAGTCTTGGAGCCAACTTCTTTT CACTGGGTTACcaggagaagaagagagacttGGATTCAATCATTTTCATCAATCAAAAAAGTTAGAAAACTGGGATGACCAtaacatcctcctcaacaacaacaataatcaacacAACACAAGAGTTggtccaaataataataataataataataatatgattgtTGATGGAATAATAAAGCAAGAGGTTTCCCAAAGTGGCAACTTGTACGGCCAAGAGGAGTTTCATGCTTCTAATGGGTCAACTTGGTCAACACATATGGTTCCCATTAATTCTTCATCACCTAGGTCAAGTGTCACtaccaataataataacaataataatttattggatTTCTCTTATAACAAGGTTGATCATAGCAAGAACAACCAACTACCTTATGCCACACCTCAG TGTAATAGCACATCAAGTGCTGGAATTTGCAAGAAAGCTAAGGGTCAATCAACTTCAAGCTTACCACCATTGAag GTGAGAAAGGAGAAGCTTGGTGATAGAATAACAGCACTTCACCAGCTAGTTTCCCCATTTGGAAAG ACTGACACAGCTTCTGTGTTGTTAGAAGCCATTGGATATATTAGATTCCTTCAGAGTCAAATTGAG GCACTTAGTTCTCCTTACTTAGGCAATGGATCAAAAAACATGAGGAGTCAGCAGTAT GTACATGGAGAAAGAAATTCTGTATTTCCTGAGGACCCCGGTCAG CTGTTGAATGATACTGGCCTGAAAAGAAAGGCAGCTTCAAGCCAg GATTCAAAAGATAATAAGGCAAAGGATTTGAGGAGTAGAGGATTGTGCTTGGTACCTGTATCCTTCACCCAACATGTTGGAAATGAAAATGGAGCTGATTTCTGGGCACCTGCATATGGTAGTGGATTCTAA
- the LOC112777298 gene encoding aquaporin TIP2-1 produces MPAIAFGRFDDSFSFGSIKAYIAEFISTLIFVFAGVGSAIAYGKLTSDAALDPAGLVAVAVCHGFALFVAVSVGANISGGHVNPAVTFGLALGGQITLLSGIFYWIAQLLGSIVSCFLLSYVTGGLTTPIHSVAEGVGAFEGVVTEIIITFGLVYTVYATAADPKKGSLGTIAPIAIGFIVGANILAAGPFSGGSMNPARSFGPAVVSGNFHDNWIYWVGPLIGGGLAGLIYANVFLPSDHAPLSSEF; encoded by the exons ATGCCTGCCATAGCATTCGGGCGTTTTGATGATTCTTTCAGCTTTGGCTCCATCAAAGCTTACATTGCTGAGTTCATCTCAACATTGATCTTTGTTTTTGCTGGTGTTGGTTCAGCAATAGCCTATG GAAAGCTGACATCAGATGCAGCACTTGACCCTGCTGGATTGGTAGCAGTAGCTGTGTGCCATGGATTTGCTCTCTTTGTGGCGGTTTCTGTTGGAGCCAACATCTCTGGTGGCCATGTCAACCCTGCTGTCACTTTTGGTTTGGCACTTGGAGGCCAAATCACACTACTTTCTGGAATCTTCTACTGGATTGCTCAGCTTCTTGGTTCCATTGTTTCATGTTTCCTCCTTTCTTATGTCACCGGTGGATTG ACAACTCCAATCCACAGTGTGGCAGAAGGAGTAGGAGCATTTGAAGGAGTAGTGACTGAAATCATAATCACATTTGGATTGGTGTACACTGTGTATGCCACAGCAGCTGACCCCAAGAAGGGCTCACTAGGCACCATTGCACCCATTGCAATTGGTTTCATTGTTGGTGCCAACATCTTGGCCGCCGGTCCCTTCTCCGGCGGCTCCATGAACCCGGCTCGCTCCTTCGGCCCTGCCGTCGTCAGCGGCAACTTCCATGACAACTGGATCTACTGGGTTGGACCCCTCATTGGTGGTGGCCTTGCTGGCCTTATCTATGCCAATGTCTTCTTGCCCTCTGACCATGCACCTCTTTCAAGTGAATTttga
- the LOC112776631 gene encoding probable inactive nicotinamidase At3g16190 isoform X1, whose amino-acid sequence MAKTVAFTNAKPPSNLHSHRTTSQTHTVSFLNLNNLSFVSCALTLRHKNKQPNWSKPSLVRSKSGLGLGLGPVDPLEMAAGAWNRTALLVIDMQRDFIENQGPMLVKGGKEIVPNVIKAVEVARQRGILIVWVVREHDPLGRDVELFRRHLYATGEVGPTSKGSPGAELVDGLEIREGDYKLVKTRFSAFFATHLHSVLQGAGINNLVITGVQTPNCIRQTVYDAVALDYQPVTVVVDATAAATPDIHLANVFDMKNIGVATPTLQEWTNFKA is encoded by the exons ATGGCCAAAACTGTGGCTTTTACTAATGCAAAGCCACCGTCTAATCTCCATAGCCATAGAACCACATCACAAACTCACACCGTCTCCTTTCTCAATCTCAACAACCTCAGTTTCGTATCTTG TGCTCTGACTCTGAGACACAAGAATAAGCAACCCAATTGGTCCAAACCTTCGTTGGTACGCTCAAAATCtgggcttgggcttgggcttgggcCTGTTGACCCATTGGAAATGGCAGCAGGGGCTTGGAATCGCACTGCTCTTCTTGTAATTGACATGCAG AGAGATTTTATAGAAAATCAGGGTCCTATGCTGGTAAAAGGAGGGAAAGAAATTGTCCCAAATGTGATCAAAGCTGTGGAAGTTGCAAGGCAACGTGGAATTCTCATAGTTTGG GTTGTCCGCGAACATGATCCTTTAGGAAGAGATGTTGAACTCTTTCGCCGGCATCTATACGCGACAGGTGAAGTTGGTCCAACCTCTAAGGGAAGCCCAGGTGCGGAGTTAGTTGACGGGCTAGAAATCAGAGAAGGGGATTATAAACTCGTCAAGACTCGGTTCAGTGCATTCTTTGCTACACATCTTCACTCAGTTCTTCAAGGAGCAGGAATTAACAATCTGGTTATCACTG GGGTTCAAACTCCAAATTGTATAAGGCAAACTGTCTATGATGCCGTAGCATTAGACTATCAACCTGTAACTGTTGTTGTTGATGCCACAGCCGCTGCCACGCCTGATATTCATCTTG CCAATGTGTTTGACATGAAAAACATTGGAGTCGCAACCCCAACGCTACAAGAATGGACCAACTTCAAAGCTTGA
- the LOC112776631 gene encoding probable inactive nicotinamidase At3g16190 isoform X2 encodes MQSHRLISIAIEPHHKLTPSPFSISTTSLLCSALTLRHKNKQPNWSKPSLVRSKSGLGLGLGPVDPLEMAAGAWNRTALLVIDMQRDFIENQGPMLVKGGKEIVPNVIKAVEVARQRGILIVWVVREHDPLGRDVELFRRHLYATGEVGPTSKGSPGAELVDGLEIREGDYKLVKTRFSAFFATHLHSVLQGAGINNLVITGVQTPNCIRQTVYDAVALDYQPVTVVVDATAAATPDIHLANVFDMKNIGVATPTLQEWTNFKA; translated from the exons ATGCAAAGCCACCGTCTAATCTCCATAGCCATAGAACCACATCACAAACTCACACCGTCTCCTTTCTCAATCTCAACAACCTCA CTTCTGTGCAGTGCTCTGACTCTGAGACACAAGAATAAGCAACCCAATTGGTCCAAACCTTCGTTGGTACGCTCAAAATCtgggcttgggcttgggcttgggcCTGTTGACCCATTGGAAATGGCAGCAGGGGCTTGGAATCGCACTGCTCTTCTTGTAATTGACATGCAG AGAGATTTTATAGAAAATCAGGGTCCTATGCTGGTAAAAGGAGGGAAAGAAATTGTCCCAAATGTGATCAAAGCTGTGGAAGTTGCAAGGCAACGTGGAATTCTCATAGTTTGG GTTGTCCGCGAACATGATCCTTTAGGAAGAGATGTTGAACTCTTTCGCCGGCATCTATACGCGACAGGTGAAGTTGGTCCAACCTCTAAGGGAAGCCCAGGTGCGGAGTTAGTTGACGGGCTAGAAATCAGAGAAGGGGATTATAAACTCGTCAAGACTCGGTTCAGTGCATTCTTTGCTACACATCTTCACTCAGTTCTTCAAGGAGCAGGAATTAACAATCTGGTTATCACTG GGGTTCAAACTCCAAATTGTATAAGGCAAACTGTCTATGATGCCGTAGCATTAGACTATCAACCTGTAACTGTTGTTGTTGATGCCACAGCCGCTGCCACGCCTGATATTCATCTTG CCAATGTGTTTGACATGAAAAACATTGGAGTCGCAACCCCAACGCTACAAGAATGGACCAACTTCAAAGCTTGA
- the LOC112777639 gene encoding protein THYLAKOID ASSEMBLY 8, chloroplastic, whose translation MASSLRLQNPTFHKPHAPPPTCTPTRHRINYVPVRCGGPRSQRGPLLKGRILSIEAIQAIQTIKRIHRTNPPNHQTLISNTLTRLIKNDLLATLRELLRQQQCTLALRVFSAVRSEYGADLTLYAEMVNALASKSMGDDVDRLILELDGIEFADVADQKGMVSLIKAVVGAGRRESTVRIYEMMKKGGWCENVEPDEYLVNVLVNGLKGFGEMELAKQVQNEANRAFARFSRPNLESLRL comes from the coding sequence ATGGCTTCCTCTCTCCGTCTCCAAAACCCCACTTTCCACAAACCCCACGCTCCACCACCAACATGTACTCCCACGCGCCACCGCATCAATTACGTTCCCGTGCGGTGCGGCGGCCCGCGGTCACAGCGCGGACCCTTACTCAAAGGTCGAATCCTAAGCATCGAAGCAATCCAAGCCATACAAACCATAAAACGAATCCACCGAACCAACCCTCCTAACCACCAAACCCtaatatccaacaccctcacgcGCCTCATCAAAAACGACCTACTCGCCACTCTACGTGAGCTTCTACGCCAGCAACAGTGCACTCTCGCGCTCCGCGTGTTCTCCGCCGTTAGATCAGAGTACGGCGCCGATCTCACGCTCTACGCCGAGATGGTCAACGCGCTCGCAAGTAAAAGTATGGGTGACGACGTGGACCGTCTGATTTTGGAGTTGGATGGGATTGAGTTCGCTGACGTGGCGGATCAGAAGGGGATGGTGAGTTTGATCAAGGCCGTTGTTGGTGCTGGGAGGAGGGAATCAACGGTCAGGATTTACGAGATGATGAAGAAGGGTGGGTGGTGTGAGAATGTTGAACCCGATGAGTATTTGGTTAATGTTTTGGTTAATGGGCTCAAGGGTTTTGGTGAAATGGAACTTGCTAAGCAGGTTCAGAATGAGGCTAATAGGGCTTTTGCTAGGTTCTCTAGGCCCAATTTGGAGTCATTGAGATTGTAG